In Sorghum bicolor cultivar BTx623 chromosome 8, Sorghum_bicolor_NCBIv3, whole genome shotgun sequence, one genomic interval encodes:
- the LOC110437504 gene encoding uncharacterized protein LOC110437504 → MTIEQLMGIQANLMQAMINHINNEPVAAPPPVQVREKRGEFLKGRPPVFTHASDPLEADDWLKAVEKQLNIAQCSDLEKVLYASGQLQGPAQEWWESYQYGRPNNAPSVTWKEFIEGFRSHQIPEGLIELKAEEFWSLKQGSMSLQLMSNTYPCFQEFVNHAIVIDNKRKEMDAKKRKL, encoded by the exons atgactattGAGCAACTCATGGGTATACAAGCCAATCTGATGCAAGCCATGATAAACCACATAAACAATGAACCAGTAGCAGCACCACCGCCGGTTCAAGTTCGTGAAAAGCGTGGGGAGTTCTTGAAAGGACGTCCCCCGGTGTTCACCCACGCCTCTGATCCACTGGAGGCAGACGACTGGTTAAAAGCAGTCGAGAAGCAACTGAACATAGCCCAATGCAGCGACCTGGAGAAAGTTCTGTATGCCTCAGGCCAGCTGCAAGGACCTGCACAggagtggtgggagtcctaTCAATATGGACGCCCGAACAATGCTCCGTCAGTCACCTGGAAGGAGTTTATTGAAGGGTTCAGGTCCCATCAGATTCCAGAGGGCCTGATAGAATTGAAAGCAGAAGAGTTTTGGTCTCTCAAGCAGGGATCGATGTCA CTGCAGCTGATGAGCAACACTTATCCTTGTTTCCAAGAATTTGTGAACCATGCAATTGTCATCGACAACAAGCGCAAGGAGATGGACGCAAAGAAAAGGAAGCTCTAG